A part of Myxococcus landrumus genomic DNA contains:
- a CDS encoding tRNA pseudouridine synthase A has protein sequence MLTSTSKRTPVALWVWYLGGSFRGFQRQPQGPTVQEALEGALRAVGVPATVMPAGRTDRGVHARMQVVSVRLEAGDSAEALAQRLPAHLPPGLGLCLVRKPRSFHAQWSASGKAYRYRFHLGGSVAPEWAPYSLDVANEAGLQGQGHRVTPERVASLLALAAGTRDFIAFHEKSSPQKPRTLESATVHEHGGGLYEARLNGDGFARYQVRYVVGGALKVAAGLLPEEAWRSALETGAAMEGFKAPAHGLMLWEVRYPPDVDPFTAPERLQPPGLPREPPFLPG, from the coding sequence GTGCTCACATCAACCTCCAAGCGGACTCCCGTCGCCCTCTGGGTCTGGTACCTCGGTGGAAGCTTCCGGGGCTTCCAGCGCCAACCCCAAGGCCCCACCGTCCAGGAAGCCCTGGAGGGTGCGTTGCGGGCGGTGGGCGTCCCCGCCACGGTGATGCCGGCCGGTCGCACGGACCGGGGCGTCCATGCCCGGATGCAGGTGGTGAGCGTGCGGCTGGAGGCGGGAGACTCGGCGGAGGCACTCGCCCAGCGGCTGCCGGCGCACCTTCCCCCTGGGCTCGGGCTGTGCCTGGTCCGAAAGCCGCGCTCCTTCCATGCCCAGTGGAGCGCGAGCGGCAAGGCGTACCGGTACCGGTTCCACCTGGGTGGCTCCGTAGCCCCGGAATGGGCGCCCTACTCTCTGGATGTCGCCAACGAGGCGGGGCTTCAAGGCCAGGGCCATCGGGTGACGCCCGAACGGGTGGCGTCACTGCTCGCCCTGGCGGCGGGCACGCGCGACTTCATCGCGTTCCATGAGAAGTCCAGCCCCCAGAAGCCGCGCACGCTGGAGTCCGCCACCGTCCATGAACATGGAGGCGGGCTGTACGAGGCGCGGCTGAACGGGGATGGCTTTGCTCGCTACCAGGTGCGCTACGTGGTGGGTGGCGCGCTGAAGGTGGCGGCGGGGCTGTTGCCAGAAGAAGCGTGGCGCTCGGCCCTGGAGACGGGGGCGGCCATGGAGGGCTTCAAGGCGCCCGCTCACGGCCTGATGCTCTGGGAGGTTCGCTACCCTCCCGATGTGGATCCATTCACCGCCCCAGAGCGCCTCCAGCCTCCGGGGCTGCCGCGAGAGCCACCCTTCCTGCCCGGGTGA
- a CDS encoding ribbon-helix-helix domain-containing protein, translating to MDMNPRLTSVVFRLNREKLDALKELSRSTRIRQSEYLREAISDLLAKYEERLVD from the coding sequence TTGGACATGAATCCCCGCCTCACCTCGGTGGTCTTCCGGCTCAACCGCGAGAAGCTCGACGCCCTGAAGGAGCTGTCGCGCTCCACGCGCATCCGCCAGAGCGAGTACCTTCGGGAGGCCATCTCGGATCTGCTGGCGAAGTATGAGGAGCGGCTCGTCGACTGA